A genomic window from Micromonospora ferruginea includes:
- a CDS encoding cysteine desulfurase family protein yields MAYLDHAATTPMLDEALEAYVATAREVGNASSLHAAGRRARRRVEESRERVAAALGARPSEVIFTGGGTESDNLAVKGIFWARRDARAERVRVVSSAVEHHAVLDAVDWLVEHEGAEVGRLPVDATGRLDPERLRAELAGHGDSVAVVTAMWANNEVGTVQPVAELAAVAAEHGVPFHTDAIQAVGQVPVDFAASGVSALTVTGHKLGGPTGVGALLLARDVAATPLLHGGGQERDVRSGTLDTAGIVAFAVAVEAAVKGQQEYAARVAALRDELVGRVRRAVPEVVFNGDPTDRLPGNAHFSFPGCEGDALLLLLDAQGIACSTGSACSAGVAQPSHVLMAMGADDDRARSSLRFTLGHTSTGADVDALIAALPAAVERARRAAALRTPR; encoded by the coding sequence ATGGCATACCTGGATCACGCGGCGACGACCCCGATGCTCGACGAGGCACTCGAGGCGTACGTCGCCACCGCCCGCGAGGTGGGCAACGCGTCGTCGCTGCACGCGGCGGGCCGTCGTGCCCGGCGGCGGGTGGAGGAGTCCCGCGAGCGGGTGGCCGCCGCGCTCGGCGCCCGCCCGTCCGAGGTGATCTTCACCGGCGGCGGCACGGAGAGCGACAACCTCGCCGTGAAGGGCATCTTCTGGGCCCGCCGCGACGCCCGGGCCGAGCGGGTCCGGGTGGTCTCCAGCGCGGTCGAGCACCACGCCGTGCTGGACGCGGTGGACTGGCTGGTGGAGCACGAGGGCGCGGAGGTCGGCCGGTTGCCGGTGGACGCCACCGGCCGGCTCGACCCGGAGCGGCTCCGCGCCGAACTGGCCGGGCACGGCGACTCGGTGGCGGTGGTCACCGCGATGTGGGCCAACAACGAGGTCGGCACCGTGCAGCCGGTGGCCGAGCTGGCCGCCGTGGCGGCCGAGCACGGGGTGCCGTTCCACACCGACGCGATCCAGGCGGTCGGCCAGGTGCCCGTCGACTTCGCCGCGAGCGGGGTGTCCGCGCTCACCGTGACCGGGCACAAGCTCGGCGGCCCGACCGGCGTCGGCGCGCTGCTGCTGGCCCGCGACGTCGCCGCGACGCCGCTGCTGCACGGCGGCGGCCAGGAGCGCGACGTCCGCTCCGGGACGCTGGACACCGCCGGCATCGTCGCGTTCGCGGTCGCCGTCGAGGCCGCGGTGAAGGGCCAGCAGGAGTACGCGGCCCGCGTCGCCGCGCTCCGCGACGAGCTGGTCGGGCGCGTCCGGCGGGCGGTGCCCGAGGTGGTCTTCAACGGTGACCCGACCGACCGGCTCCCGGGCAACGCGCACTTCTCCTTCCCGGGCTGCGAGGGGGACGCGCTGCTGCTGCTCCTGGACGCCCAGGGCATCGCCTGCTCGACCGGGTCGGCCTGCTCGGCGGGCGTGGCCCAGCCCTCGCACGTGCTGATGGCGATGGGCGCCGACGACGACCGGGCCCGCTCCTCGCTGCGCTTCACCCTCGGGCACACCAGCACCGGCGCGGACGTCGACGCGCTCATCGCCGCGCTGCCGGCCGCCGTGGAGCGGGCCCGGCGCGCGGCCGCCCTCCGCACGCCCCGCTGA
- a CDS encoding class F sortase, with protein MTVRNRGALAAMAAGAAALTVASLVACGSQPAEDVGADEAAALASTTPAATPSAASTGDPSVPVNAGTLPADGKTVPPVRLSIPPIKVTASVDPVGINDRTNEFEVPPSVNQVGWYRYGPGLEAGAGSVVIAGHVDSAEQGKGAFFRLRELDRGDTLTATGSDGKERSYRVVAREEYTKTKIPLERYFARDGKPRLTLITCGGPFDPKTRHYRDNIVVTAVPS; from the coding sequence GTGACGGTGCGCAACCGCGGGGCGCTGGCGGCGATGGCCGCCGGCGCCGCCGCGCTCACCGTGGCGTCGCTCGTCGCGTGCGGGTCCCAGCCCGCCGAGGACGTCGGCGCCGACGAGGCGGCGGCGCTGGCCAGCACCACCCCCGCGGCGACGCCGAGCGCGGCGTCGACCGGGGACCCGTCGGTGCCGGTGAACGCGGGCACGCTGCCGGCGGACGGGAAGACCGTGCCACCGGTACGGCTGAGCATCCCGCCGATCAAGGTCACCGCCTCGGTCGACCCGGTCGGCATCAACGACCGCACCAACGAGTTCGAGGTGCCGCCGAGCGTGAACCAGGTCGGCTGGTACCGCTACGGGCCGGGCCTGGAGGCCGGGGCCGGCTCGGTGGTGATCGCCGGGCACGTGGACAGCGCCGAGCAGGGCAAGGGCGCGTTCTTCCGGCTGCGGGAACTGGACCGGGGGGACACCCTCACCGCCACCGGCTCGGACGGGAAGGAACGGAGCTACCGGGTGGTGGCCCGCGAGGAGTACACCAAGACCAAGATCCCGCTGGAGCGGTACTTCGCCCGCGACGGCAAGCCGCGCCTGACCTTGATCACCTGCGGCGGGCCGTTCGACCCGAAGACCCGGCACTACCGCGACAACATCGTGGTCACCGCGGTTCCCTCGTGA
- a CDS encoding DUF4397 domain-containing protein, with the protein MQFAMFRRVAAGGAVAALTFAGVGAATMSPAYAASSKVSVVHGIPDTPVDVYVNGKKTLNNFKPGDVAGPLTLPEGEYDIALTKPGEAIDKAILKVDDAEVPGGANISLAAHLSADGKPQITPFVNDVSKVGAGKARLIVRHTAAAPAVDVRAGGKPVFEGLTNPKEAKADVAAGTVKADVVLAGTDTVAIGPADLNLKEGTATIVYAIGSADAKNLDLVAQTISGLHSAPGGVPSGTGGQAGTGVDTWWYVLAGAGVLLLVGGGARVATTRAARR; encoded by the coding sequence ATGCAGTTCGCCATGTTCCGTCGGGTCGCCGCGGGCGGCGCGGTGGCCGCCCTGACCTTCGCCGGCGTCGGCGCCGCGACCATGAGCCCGGCCTACGCCGCCTCGTCGAAGGTCTCCGTCGTCCACGGCATCCCGGACACCCCGGTCGACGTCTACGTCAACGGCAAGAAGACCTTGAACAACTTCAAGCCCGGCGACGTGGCCGGCCCGCTCACCCTCCCCGAGGGCGAGTACGACATCGCGCTGACCAAGCCCGGCGAGGCGATCGACAAGGCGATCCTCAAGGTCGACGACGCCGAGGTGCCGGGTGGGGCGAACATCAGCCTCGCCGCCCACCTGAGCGCCGACGGCAAGCCGCAGATCACCCCGTTCGTCAACGACGTGTCCAAGGTGGGCGCCGGCAAGGCCCGGCTGATCGTCCGGCACACCGCCGCCGCGCCGGCCGTCGATGTGCGGGCCGGTGGCAAGCCGGTCTTCGAGGGCCTGACCAACCCCAAGGAGGCCAAGGCCGACGTGGCCGCCGGCACCGTGAAGGCGGACGTGGTGCTCGCCGGCACCGACACCGTCGCGATCGGCCCGGCCGACCTGAACCTCAAGGAGGGCACCGCCACCATCGTCTACGCGATCGGCTCCGCCGACGCCAAGAACCTGGACCTGGTCGCGCAGACCATCAGCGGCCTGCACTCCGCGCCGGGCGGCGTGCCGAGCGGCACCGGCGGCCAGGCCGGCACCGGCGTGGACACCTGGTGGTACGTGCTGGCCGGCGCCGGCGTGCTGCTCCTGGTCGGCGGCGGGGCGCGGGTGGCCACCACCCGGGCCGCTCGCCGGTGA
- a CDS encoding RNA polymerase sigma factor — MTAARQGPEPPKDDDLAMRFRDGDEAALREAYDRFGRAVLHLAASTLVNRSDAEDVTQATFVAAWLGRETFDPTKGSLIGWLLGIGRRKVVDRIRASARETRVVETVKQLPEPVDTGPDPDTVVDRLVVADELARLPDEQRRMLELAFYDDLTHQQISAVTGVPLGTVKSHIRRGMQSLKRRWEVDGAAPGPRPAGLSGAR, encoded by the coding sequence GTGACGGCGGCGAGGCAGGGACCCGAGCCGCCGAAAGACGACGATCTGGCGATGCGGTTCCGCGACGGCGACGAGGCCGCCCTGCGGGAGGCGTACGACCGGTTCGGCCGCGCGGTGCTGCACCTGGCCGCCTCGACGCTGGTGAACCGGAGCGACGCCGAGGACGTGACCCAGGCGACGTTCGTCGCCGCCTGGCTCGGTCGGGAGACGTTCGACCCGACGAAGGGATCACTGATCGGCTGGCTGCTCGGGATCGGGCGGCGCAAGGTGGTCGACCGGATCCGGGCCTCGGCCCGGGAGACCCGGGTGGTCGAGACGGTCAAGCAACTGCCCGAGCCGGTGGACACCGGCCCCGACCCCGACACGGTGGTCGACCGGCTGGTGGTCGCCGACGAGCTGGCCCGGCTTCCCGACGAGCAACGTCGGATGCTGGAGTTGGCGTTCTACGACGACCTGACACACCAGCAGATCTCGGCCGTGACCGGGGTGCCGCTCGGCACGGTCAAGAGTCACATCCGGCGCGGCATGCAGAGCCTGAAACGCAGATGGGAGGTGGACGGTGCAGCACCTGGACCACGACCGGCTGGTCTTTCTGGCGCTCGGTGA
- a CDS encoding anti-sigma factor encodes MQHLDHDRLVFLALGESEAADGESTHLATCAHCRGELETLQHVAGLGAGTQGLTELPDPPEHVWQGIMAEIRAAEELPTLNGRRPPLDGDAVGDPAGRPVVATRSRRGRRWPRWASTAVTATAAAVIGVAGTAVVLGAGGDEPAPQPTVLASAPLAAFGSTPKDASGDARVLGDNQLHLHVANLPSVPGYYEVWLIDPKTMEMFSVGTLSNGSGDALLPIPHNVDLSTFTVVDISAEQYDNNTRHSGDSLLRGTLTG; translated from the coding sequence GTGCAGCACCTGGACCACGACCGGCTGGTCTTTCTGGCGCTCGGTGAGAGCGAGGCGGCCGACGGAGAATCCACCCACCTCGCCACCTGCGCGCACTGCCGCGGCGAGCTGGAGACGCTTCAGCACGTGGCCGGTCTCGGCGCCGGCACCCAGGGCCTGACCGAGCTGCCCGACCCGCCGGAGCACGTCTGGCAGGGCATCATGGCCGAGATCCGGGCCGCCGAGGAACTGCCCACGTTGAACGGTCGCCGCCCGCCGCTCGACGGCGACGCGGTCGGTGACCCGGCCGGCCGGCCGGTTGTCGCGACCCGGTCGCGTCGTGGCCGCCGGTGGCCCCGCTGGGCGAGCACCGCGGTCACCGCCACCGCCGCTGCGGTGATCGGCGTGGCGGGCACCGCGGTGGTGCTCGGCGCCGGCGGGGACGAGCCCGCGCCGCAGCCGACGGTGCTGGCCAGCGCGCCACTGGCGGCGTTCGGCTCGACCCCGAAGGACGCGTCCGGCGACGCCCGGGTGCTCGGTGACAACCAACTGCATCTGCATGTGGCGAATCTCCCGAGCGTTCCGGGGTACTACGAGGTCTGGCTGATCGACCCGAAGACGATGGAGATGTTCTCGGTGGGCACGTTGAGCAACGGATCGGGGGACGCGTTGCTGCCGATCCCCCACAACGTGGACCTGAGCACCTTCACCGTCGTCGACATCAGCGCCGAGCAGTACGACAACAACACCCGCCACTCCGGCGACAGCCTGCTGAGGGGCACCCTGACGGGCTGA
- a CDS encoding electron transfer flavoprotein subunit alpha/FixB family protein: MAEVLVVVEATKEFGVKKVTCEMLTLARELGTPSAVVLGGAGAADALSAKLGEYGAEKIYAAEGEEIDGFLVAPKATVVAELVKRVQPAAVLLASSQEGKEIAARLAVKLDNGILTDVVGLDADGTATQVAFAGSTIVKSKVTKGLPLVTVRPNSLNPTPAAASPAVEQLTVSVTDADKLAKVVERVAEQKGSRPELTEASIVVSGGRGVGNADNFKLVEEMADLLGGAVGASRAAVDSGYYPHQFQVGQTGKTVSPQLYVALGISGAIQHRAGMQTSKTIVAVNKDAEAPIFELADYGVVGDLFKIVPQAAEEIRKRK; encoded by the coding sequence ATGGCTGAGGTTCTCGTCGTCGTCGAAGCCACCAAGGAATTCGGCGTCAAGAAGGTCACGTGTGAGATGCTCACCCTCGCCCGCGAGCTGGGCACCCCGAGCGCGGTCGTGCTCGGCGGTGCCGGCGCCGCCGACGCGCTGAGCGCCAAGCTGGGCGAGTACGGCGCGGAGAAGATCTACGCCGCCGAGGGCGAGGAGATCGACGGCTTCCTGGTGGCGCCCAAGGCCACCGTGGTCGCCGAGCTGGTCAAGCGGGTGCAGCCGGCCGCCGTGCTGCTCGCCTCCTCGCAGGAGGGCAAGGAGATCGCCGCCCGGCTGGCCGTCAAGCTGGACAACGGCATCCTGACCGACGTGGTCGGCCTGGACGCCGACGGCACCGCCACCCAGGTCGCGTTCGCCGGCTCCACCATCGTCAAGTCCAAGGTCACCAAGGGCCTGCCGCTGGTCACCGTCCGGCCGAACTCGCTCAACCCGACCCCGGCCGCGGCCAGCCCGGCCGTCGAGCAGCTCACCGTGTCGGTCACCGACGCGGACAAGCTGGCCAAGGTCGTCGAGCGGGTCGCCGAGCAGAAGGGCTCCCGCCCCGAGCTGACCGAGGCCTCGATCGTCGTCTCCGGCGGTCGCGGTGTCGGCAACGCCGACAACTTCAAGCTGGTCGAGGAGATGGCCGACCTGCTCGGCGGCGCGGTCGGCGCGTCCCGTGCCGCGGTCGACTCCGGCTACTACCCGCACCAGTTCCAGGTCGGCCAGACCGGCAAGACCGTCTCCCCGCAGCTCTACGTCGCGCTCGGCATCTCCGGCGCGATCCAGCACCGGGCCGGCATGCAGACCTCGAAGACCATCGTCGCGGTGAACAAGGACGCCGAGGCGCCGATCTTCGAGCTGGCCGACTACGGCGTGGTCGGCGACCTGTTCAAGATCGTCCCGCAGGCCGCCGAGGAGATCCGCAAGCGTAAGTGA
- a CDS encoding electron transfer flavoprotein subunit beta/FixA family protein gives MNIVVLVKQVPDSGADRNLRSDDNTVDRGSANNVINEMDEYAIEEALKIKEAHGGEVTILTMGPDRATESIRKALSMGPDKAVHVVDDALHGSCAVATSKVLAAALGQLNADLVICGAESTDGRVQVMPHMIAERLGVAALTGARKLTVDGATLTAERQTEEGYEVVTASTPAVVSVWDTINEPRYPSFKGIMAAKKKPVQTLSLGDLGVAPTEVGVDGATSAVLEHTKRPPRSGGEKITDEGEGGVKLVEFLATEKFV, from the coding sequence ATGAACATCGTCGTACTCGTCAAGCAGGTGCCCGATTCGGGCGCGGACCGCAACCTGCGATCTGACGACAACACCGTCGACCGCGGCTCGGCGAACAACGTCATCAACGAGATGGACGAGTACGCCATCGAAGAGGCGTTGAAGATCAAGGAGGCGCACGGCGGCGAGGTCACCATCCTGACCATGGGTCCGGACCGGGCGACCGAGTCGATCCGCAAGGCGCTCTCCATGGGGCCGGACAAGGCCGTCCACGTCGTCGACGACGCGCTGCACGGCTCCTGCGCCGTGGCCACCTCGAAGGTGCTCGCGGCCGCCCTCGGGCAGCTCAACGCCGACCTCGTCATCTGCGGCGCCGAGTCCACCGACGGTCGGGTGCAGGTCATGCCGCACATGATCGCCGAGCGGCTGGGCGTGGCCGCGCTGACCGGCGCGCGCAAGCTCACCGTCGACGGCGCCACCCTCACCGCCGAGCGGCAGACCGAGGAGGGCTACGAGGTGGTCACCGCCTCGACCCCGGCCGTGGTCTCCGTCTGGGACACCATCAACGAGCCGCGCTACCCCTCCTTCAAGGGCATCATGGCCGCGAAGAAGAAGCCGGTGCAGACGCTCTCCCTGGGCGACCTGGGCGTGGCGCCGACCGAGGTGGGCGTCGACGGCGCCACCAGCGCGGTGCTGGAGCACACCAAGCGCCCGCCGCGCTCCGGCGGCGAGAAGATCACCGACGAGGGCGAGGGCGGCGTCAAGCTGGTCGAGTTCCTCGCCACCGAAAAGTTCGTGTGA